From the Garra rufa chromosome 17, GarRuf1.0, whole genome shotgun sequence genome, one window contains:
- the recql4 gene encoding ATP-dependent DNA helicase Q4 produces the protein MSLLLFVFTDKVTKMDRYNDVKILLKKWEQSFFQTNNRKPNKDDIDKAPEETRQLYKEYRSLKEAKERNGSGQEAHTKPPESQPSTTGSGCWGSHLDRKNLPVALPKLSSDDKETLKASAQYFGMKLKNNLGGLAKERSFSLKKATTPRRTPMKPPKDTPDSSAALTDVETHTPKPAKTCPDPSAPPVQTASTEFEDEPSDPFPSITPSKSWSPAVGSAHKSMERVQFLKQSMTKRFSSVDSGWLARCQDFDEVEEPRKPVAGNSELSKTEKSSSQPTIRSETVPNEGQTSLKASVENKKSSLLEDSAQKDPLVFSVRKNVVVDAKMGSPESDGEQVYQKNTEVLTEDGEPCSEEPKSASETKKCKPRARKDQDSQAEGGKKTKGRKRQREGDDDVDESEEPEGGVKKRRRTRKGEAAGEHQPKKGGRKKGKVKEEEEEEEDTTSSEKKTTQKRAIPQENLLGEVDEEEARAAAYTMRNTVRVKPTKNTDGNFVKINLKKKSHVKGFALRGAALRKQMYMQKFQLKGERFGGGFGRGRGRFGGFNRQGDTCYKCGGTGHWARDCRGRAPVVSSAEQQETQVEEEEFELPTLEEVARATGTLRSEPIVVPPTVSGDSSEKEDQGTEILLNIIRPDYERPAPPPPMEPLYTLKDDGKIQDVPSEVYEALRDFGYKSFRPGQETAIMRILSGLSTLVVLSTGMGKSLCYQLPAYLYAQRSNCITLVVSPLVSLMDDQLSGLPPKLKAACIHSNMSQKQREAAIEKVKAGQVHVLLLSPEALVGGGHSGSGCLPPADQLPPVAFACIDEAHCVSEWSHNFRPCYLRLCKVLRDRLGVRCLLGLTATATLSTALDIGRHLNISDQDGIAVRSAAVPHNLQLSVSMDRDKDQALVSLLKGERFGALESVIIYCTRREETSRIAALLRTCLQGVMLKESSKPAQEEEEDNPVGKKKKALARKKIRKPLKWIAEAYHAGMSASERRRVQNNFMCGELRVVVATVAFGMGLDKSDVRGIIHYNMPKSFESYVQEIGRAGRDGHPSHCHLFLDPEGADLHELRRHIYADTVDYYTVKKLVQKVFPPCKCRQIQQKQQDLSQAADISDRELLEMEVCEDADPHQQQLAETAVPADQQAPQTHEHNKPTAEEEPEESDGDLKLSEVRVQRPCHTHERAIPMQETVETLDITEESLETLLCYLELHPQQWVELLHPTLSICKLQCYGGPQQLRKLTKLCPPVAVSLARKRMAGERVESCDALEFDVVELADTMGWQLPLVKRGLRQLQWGSSTGSYGGTGRSGIHVEFSALSFYFRSYGDLTANELDAVCAFLHGRVIAQERTQLYQLKTCFKAFRSVAYRNCSLCMDDLEESRSQALKELLRDYFDKRRNLDLSKHYQEEELDEEEELNKCKMRDWEAQISADIRGFLSSRSDEKFSGRAVARIFHGIGSPCYPAQTYGRDRRYWRKYIQFDFNEIIRLATQEIIRMR, from the exons GAGCGCTCATTTTCTCTGAAAAAAGCAACAACCCCTCGCCGAACACCAATGAAACCACCAAAGGACACCCCAGACTCCAGCGCAGCACTGACAGATGTAGAGACCCATACACCAAAGCCAGCCAAAACATGTCCAGACCCCAGTGCTCCTCCTGTACAGACGGCAAGCACAGAGTTTGAGGATGAGCCATCAGATCCCTTTCCGTCCATAACCCCCTCCAAATCCTGGTCTCCAGCTGTGGGCTCTGCACACAAGAGTATGGAGAGGGTCCAGTTCCTGAAGCAGTCCATGACCAAGAGGTTTTCCTCTGTGGACAGCGGCTGGCTTGCACGGTGCCAGGATTTCGATGAGGTGGAGGAACCTCGGAAACCTGTTGCTGGCAATTCAGAGCTGTCGAAAACTGAGAAGAGTTCCTCGCAACCTACTATCAGAAGTGAAACTGTGCCAAATGAGGGTCAAACATCTCTAAAGGCTTCGGTGGAGAATAAGAAATCTTCCTTGTTAGAAGACAGTGCGCAGAAAGATCCACTAGTGTTTTCAGTAAGGAAAAATGTGGTGGTGGATGCAAAAATGGGCTCCCCGGAGTCTGATGGTGAACAGGTATATCAAAAAAACACTGAAGTTCTTACTGAAGATGGTGAGCCCTGTTCAGAGGAGCCTAAATCTGCTTCGGAAACTAAGAAATGCAAACCCAGGGCTAGAAAAGATCAAGACTCACAGGCCGAAGGTGGCAAAAAAACAAAAGGCCGAAAAAGACAAAGGGAGGGTGATGATGATGTGGATGAATCTGAGGAGCCAGAAGGTGGAGTAAAAAAGAGAAGGAGAACCAGGAAAGGAGAGGCAGCTGGAGAGCATCAGCCCAAAAAAGGAGGGAGGAAGAAAGGAAAAGtcaaggaagaggaggaggaggaggaggatacCACCAGCTCAGAGAAAAAAACAACCCAGAAACGAGCGATTCCTCAGGAGAATCTGCTGGGAGAGGTGGATGAGGAGGAGGCCAGAGCCGCTGCGTATACAATGAGGAATACCGTCAGAGTCAA GCCTACCAAAAACACAGATGGCAACTTTGTGAAAATCAATTTAAAGAAGAAGTCCCATGTCAAAGGATTTGCTTTAAGAGGAGCTGCACTGAGGAAACAG ATGTACATGCAGAAGTTCCAGCTGAAGGGCGAGCGGTTTGGGGGCGGATTCGGTAGGGGCAGAGGACGGTTCGGTGGCTTCAATCGTCAAGGTGACACCTGCTACAAGTGCGGTGGGACGGGTCACTGGGCACGAGACTGTCGAGGCAGAG CTCCTGTTGTGAGTTCTGCAGAACAGCAGGAAACCCAAGTAGAGGAGGAGGAGTTTGAACTGCCCACGCTGGAGGAAGTTGCCCGGGCGACAGGAACTCTGCGGTCAGAGCCTATTG TGGTTCCTCCCACTGTGAGCGGAGACTCTTCTGAGAAGGAGGATCAAGGGACAGAGATACTGCTCAATATCATCAGACCAGATTATGAGCGGCCTGCTCCTCCTCCACCTATGGAACCTCTTTACACACTAAAGGATGATGGGAAAATTCAAG ATGTCCCTTCAGAGGTGTATGAAGCGCTCAGAGACTTTGGTTACAAGTCCTTCAGGCCTGGCCAGGAGACGGCCATCATGAGGATCCTTTCAG GTCTGTCCACGCTAGTGGTTTTGTCCACCGGTATGGGTAAATCTCTGTGCTACCAGCTTCCTGCATACCTGTACGCTCAGAGGTCAAATTGCATCACACTGGTGGTCTCTCCTCTGGTGTCTCTGATGGACGATCAG CTCTCTGGACTTCCACCGAAACTGAAAGCCGCATGCATCCACTCCAACATGTCTCAGAAACAGAGAGAGGCGGCCATTGAGAAG GTGAAAGCCGGTCAGGTGCATGTCCTGCTGTTGTCTCCAGAAGCTCTGGTCGGTGGAGGTCACTCAGGGTCAGGATGCCTCCCTCCTGCAGACCAGCTCCCTCCGGTGGCCTTCGCCTGTAtcgatgaggctcattgtgtgtCCGAATGGTCACACAACTTCCGGCCCTGTTACCTGAGACTGTGCAAG GTGCTCAGAGATCGGTTGGGTGTACGCTGTCTGTTGGGTCTCACTGCCACGGCCACTCTGTCCACAGCGCTGGACATCGGCCGACACCTAAACATCAGCGATCAGGACGGAATCGCCGTCCGTTCTGCCGCTGTCCCTCACAACCTACAGTTATCAGTGTCCATGGACAGAGACAAAGATCAG GCTCTGGTGTCTTTGCTGAAGGGTGAACGCTTTGGTGCCCTAGAGTCGGTTATCATCTACTGTACCAGGCGAGAGGAGACGTCCCGTATAGCTGCACTGCTGCGCACCTGCCTGCAGGGGGTAATGTTAAAAGAGTCCTCCAAACCAGCacaagaggaagaggaggacaaTCCTGtgggaaagaaaaagaaagctcTGG CCAGGAAGAAGATCCGTAAGCCACTGAAGTGGATTGCAGAGGCGTACCATGCTGGGATGTCTGCATCGGAGAGGCGGCGTGTGCAGAATAACTTCATGTGCGGGGAGCTGCGTGTGGTGGTGGCCACCGTGGCCTTCGGTATGGGGTTGGACAAGTCAGACGTGCGTGGGATCATCCACTACAACATGCCCAAAAGTTTCGAGAGCTATGTGCAGGAGATTGGCCGAGCAGGACGTGATGGACACCCATCTCACTGCCATCTGTTTCTAGACCCAGAG GGTGCAGACCTGCACGAGCTGCGCAGACACATCTACGCAGACACAGTGGATTATTATACGGTGAAGAAACTGGTGCAGAAGGTTTTTCCTCCGTGTAAATGCCGACAGATTCAGCAGAAGCAGCAGGATTTGTCACAG GCTGCGGACATATCTGACAGAGAGTTACTGGAGATGGAGGTTTGTGAGGACGCTGATCCACACCAGCAGCAGCTGGCAGAGACAGCAGTTCCCGCAGACCAACAAGCACCACAGACACATGAGCAcaacaaaccaacagcagaggaGGAGCCGGAGGAGAGCGACGGTGATCTGAAATTGAGTGAAGTGCGTGTACAGCGTCCATGTCACACACATGAGAGAGCCATTCCCATGCAGGAGACCGTGGAGACCCTCGACATCACAGAAGAGA GTCTGGAGACTCTCTTGTGTTACCTGGAGCTTCATCCTCAGCAGTGGGTGGAGCTTCTTCATCCTACGCTCTCCATCTGTAAGCTGCAGTGTTATGGTGGTCCGCAACAACTCCGCAAACTCACCAAACT GTGTCCTCCGGTCGCTGTGTCTCTGGCACGTAAACGCATGGCAGGGGAGCGTGTGGAGTCTTGTGATGCTCTGGAGTTTGACGTGGTGGAGCTGGCGGACACTATGGGCTGGCAGCTTCCTCTGGTGAAGAGAGGCCTGAGACAGCTGCAGTGGGGCTCAAGCACAG GGTCATATGGAGGCACGGGACGGAGCGGCATCCATGTGGAGTTTTCAGCACTGTCCTTCTATTTCCGCTCATACGGTGACCTGACAGCGAATGAGCTAGACGCGGTTTGTGCATTTCTGCATGGCAGGGTGATAGCACAGGAGAGGACACAGCTGTACCAGCTCAAAACCTGCTTCAAAGCCTTCCGCAG CGTTGCGTACCGTAACTGCAGTCTGTGTATGGACGATCTTGAGGAAAGTCGGAGTCAGGCTCTCAAAGAGCTGTTACGCGATTATTTCGACAAGAGGAGAAACCTGGACCTAAGCAAACACTATCAGGAGGAGGAGCTCGACGAAGAGGAAGAGCTCAACAAATGCAAG ATGAGGGACTGGGAGGCTCAGATCTCTGCGGACATCAGAGGTTTCCTGTCTAGTCGCAGCGATGAGAAGTTTTCTGGTCGAGCCGTGGCCAGAATCTTCCATGGCATCG GAAGTCCGTGTTATCCAGCGCAGACGTATGGACGTGACCGAAGATACTGGAGGAAGTACATTCAGTTTGATTTCAATGAGATCATTCGTTTAGCTACACAGGAGATCATTAGAATGAGGTAA